The segment ttttttttacgtcGATCCTCACATTTTACGAACCAATTAAATTATTACTTAAACATATGTCAAAAAGAGAAGCCAAATAGTCCAAcatttttaattgttgttttatttactcGTTGTTATTGCTATATTCGATGGGCGAGTAAAAGGAACACAAAACTTGATTGgttattttagaacaaaattttaagCACTCTAAAAGAACGAAGAGATTTGAgtcgtaattttttctttacaagTAAACTCTCTAAGTTGAACGTGGAAGGCAAGTTGTCTTTTTAGCAGAGAAATTTGTGGCCCTAAAAACTGTATATCGAAAGCTATATTGGAATTTCTTGGGAAGGTGTAAAAAGGGAAGTTTGGAATAGATTGGGAGGAAGGAGGAGCGCGTGTGGCCGTTTTGGCTTCAGGCGgcatggtgctgcagtgagttgctgGTAGTAGTAGTTTTCTTGAAGCTAAAACCttgttatttaatctttttcttcCATAAAGCGGCTTACAAGaaacagaacagaaattatctttACTCTCTCCTATCCCACATTTACACCAGCTTTCAGTGAGAAAATCACTGTAAAATGAATCATGATTTATTTACTCAGCAGAATTTTGCTGGCTTCACTCAGCAGAAACTTAGCAGCAACATAGTTCACACGGTTCAATAGCCTAATTGAAGAGTACCTATCAGAAACTGGCAGTGCTGGTCCTTGTGAATGTGTCAgcaatggaaaaagaaaaatcttggaaacctgaaaaattgacaaaatctCGAAGTGCGGCCTTTCAGTACTCAGTTTacttatttttcagtattttcgtcAAATTATTGtgaattttaacataaaaagttattttaaaactCAGAAAATACGCTATCACCCTATGCTGAATGTATGAGCCAAATTTCGCCATACTTGAAAATAACATTACCAAGACCGCATCCGGGGGGTTAGGGGATTTGAGAACTCCCctcaaaatgtttgtccgactcgtgagaatgtaacaaaaataaatctaaacagATCTTGggtgtgcttatttttttataaattttgggAGTAAAACCTCAGccccgtcaaaaaaaaaataaaataataataatcctgAATTCGTTCTCGAGCGTGATGCgatacctagcgattttaggaaagcCCTAATTAGattcctatataaaaaaaaggtgaaaggagtgagtttggtaattatagaggcattactCTGGTTTCTGTAGGTACCAAATTACTTATTAAGATGACACTCTCTAGATTTAGGAATGCTGTAGAAGAAAGAGGTAGAGGTTTTAGGAAGagaagaggattttttttttgtccaaatttccACTTTTAGATTTATAATAGACAAGTGCACGAGTCATTAAACCCCTTTAGTCTTCAGTTTTATAGGTTACAGGCTAGCGTTTTATTCAACGgataaaagagctttagcgaagtcTTATCCGTGTAAGGTATACCACATAAGTACATTAGGGTGATTAGTTCTATACGGGAATAAAATTGCTACAGTTaagataggaaatgaggttaattAAGCAGGGTTGCATCCTAAcaccatttatatggatcatttgaaGGATTTGTCTTAAGGAACACAGCAAAGGCAATgagagaacacggaatcaaatggaaaaaaaaaaactctcctggacttacaTTATCCTGATGGTTTACGCATCCTAGATGAAGGTGCTAGCAAAGTGAATGAACTTTTacaggttttgcgagttcagggtgcgagaataggtttaaaaattaatgttaagaggaCTGACTCGCTAAGGCTCGAAAGGTGATTGGGTGATGAGAAGATTTATATAGTGAACAGTATCACTTACCTATGTTTTATAATTAGTAAAAACGATGGGTGCAGTGAAgaagttaaaagtagaatagtcaaaGCCAACACTGTCTTTTTTTCacagctgaaaaaagtttggaagaataggaagaagataagtctgcataccaagattagaatattggaagctacagtggtgAAGTgcggttctgaagcatgggcgctccgtaaaatagaaaaacttttctaaatattttccagagaaattgcctacagatcaTTTTGGGTACCAGAcagactgaccgtatctcaaagaGTAGGTTGAACAAAAAGTGGGGTTCATTCCGCTTTCTCGGggtataatgagagaaaggttgagatggttagggcatgttctgcggatgaaggataacagattgtcaaagactgttcttttcggccaaccgtctagggcaaAACGAAAACAAGGTCGTCCGGGGTTGTGGCAGGAtgatgtcataaggaaagatttaatggaaatgaaaacttcctgggagggtgtagagGGAGAcgttgaatagattgggacggaggaTAGTAaggagctgtgttggcctcaggcggcttagtgctgcagtgagttgatAAAGTAGTGATGAGTTGTGGTATATAGcctaaacttttaaaaataccctaggataaagcaaaaatatgattaataaaCTGtatcacaaaaacaaacatattttaatCCATAAAAAACAATAGTTAACGagtaaaagttaagaaaaattagaaatacttgaaaatataatcaaaataattatcattaattaacaataaacaatatttttttagaaatacatAAAGGGAATACCCTAATTTACcttattaaaagtaaatttggCAGTATTCCAATCACAACATTCTGAAGCAATTCTTCAAACTACCTGACAAAATTAACGTTTTTACAAGATCCAAAATGACAAGTACAAAAATTAGGACAAGATCAAAGGAGAATAGCTTTTACTTTAAGTTGGCTTATGCTACCTTAAGCCACGTGAGGAAGTTAAACTGATTCTGGGATCTAGTCCAAAACTCGAAGTTCCACACTGCTAAACTCAATTTAAAGACAGGATCCCAATAACTAGCGATCCATGTGGCAAATAATGAGTCTGAAAGGACTTTGAGGTCCACAGTTATCGGAATCCATCTTTAAACTAATCTCGACCTTGTATAAGTTTGCATGTCTGACACAATACAGAACAAAATCCAGCGCCTGAACACTGCTCTAGTGAACGAAACCTTAAACAAGACCAACGTCGGATTATTGCAGAaccattttaaaatattaacattttCGAGAGGAAAAGATATAACATTTTGCCGAGAGAGACATTAGTCACTCAACAAATGTCTCTGAGAAAGAAAGATTTTACAAACACAATACGGCTCAAACTATTTGTTGGAACATATAATGTTATCGGGAAATCACCCACAACCTCACTATCTGATTGGCTTTCTTGCGACGATGAGTCTCCAGATATGTATGCCATTGGCTTTCAGGAGCTGTGTTTGAGCAAAGAGGCCTATGTATTCATGGATACTCCAAAAGAGGAAGAGTGGTTGAGGACAGTCTTAAGAGGAATTCATCCCAATGCCAAATATAGGAAAGTTAAATTAATTCGTCTCGTTGGGATCATGCTTATAGTTCTAGTTCAAGAACGGTTTGCTGCTTACATTCGAGGAGTTTCAGCAGAGACAGTTGGAACAGGTTTTCTGGGGAAAATGGGTAACAAATTTGGTGTAGGTGTGCGTTTTGAGCTACATAACACATCAGTGTGCATAGTTAACTGCCATTTAGCTGCCCACATCAAAGAATGTGAACGTAGAAATCAAGATTATCATGATATTTGTACGCGAATGTCGTTTCCGCCAGCTAAGACCATCAAAGATCATGATCtacttttttggtttggagaCTTAAACTACCGGCTAACGGGCATCGAAGGGCTGGCAGCAAAGACTTTACTAGACACTGCCAACTATAAAGACCTGATCGTGTTCGACCAACTGCGGGAACAACAACGCATAAAACGAGCATTCTATGGTTATCAGGAGGGCATTCTCAATTTCCAGCCACCGTACAAGTATGATACTGGAACCGATAACTGGGATCCAAGTGAGAAAAATCGGGCACCTGCCTGGACCGACCGAATTCTGTGGAAAGCAGATGATGTTGACCAACTAGTCTACAGGAGTCATCCTTCTCTCAGAATAAGTGATCATAAGCCAGTTAGCAGCCTCTTTGAAATTCCGATTGCAGCTATAGACAttgtaaaatataagaaaatttatgAAGAGGTTATGAAACATTTGGACCGACTTGAAAATGATTATTTGCCTCAGATAGCAGTTTCTAGAACAGAAATCGATTTTGGAACAGTGCGTTTCCTCGAAAATAAATCGAACTTTTTAACGATCTCAAACACCGGACACGTTCCTCTACAGTACAAATTTATCAACAAGCTGAGAGAGGAAAGCTATAGCAAGCCTTGGCTAATTGTTGAGCCGCATACGGGATTTCTCATGCCAGGAGATTATACAGAAATCCAACTTGAGATTTATGGGGATAAAAGGACGGCTGGTAAATTATCAACAGGCCAAGATACTCAACTTGAATTACTGAGTATCGATATGCAATAGATACACATTATCAAAGACTTTCAATTACTAACTTGTATTACCATATGATTCTTGTGTATCAATACGTAAAATCAAACTGATTCTGGTCCCCAATAATAGAATCGTCGTACAAGTTTATACCAGATAACGATAATAGCTCATAATTGTTCCAAAAGCTGACCTACTTCGGGCAACAACTACAAGATGAGACCTAACGGAAACCTTAGGGAGAGCTAAGGGTACCTAAATACAGGAGAACTCCTCCCACGCGATTGATCCAAAGGCCATTCCCTGGAAAGAAACCAAAAGATTGAGGCCTAAAAAGCAATTTTCCGTGTCTCCCCTCCTCCAGAGTTGAACCTACAGGCAACAATAACTAAGGTTCTTACTGCCACAGAGCTAGATTGCACACCAGATTTTTTTGCACAAAACGGATGCTATGTGATTTCGCTAGTTCATGCGCCATGAAGATTCACCGTCCgggttgaagtattttttactgaATTCCTTAAAAATACATCCACAAAGATGATCAAATGCTGAAGTTTAGACGAATCGATTTTGTTTATGATATTTTATCTATCGCTGAAATTCATAAATGAATAGGagcaaagttttgtttttaagaagaGTGCTGGGGCTTGTAATATTCAGTTTAACGAAGTCAGAG is part of the Artemia franciscana chromosome 1, ASM3288406v1, whole genome shotgun sequence genome and harbors:
- the LOC136037251 gene encoding type II inositol 1,4,5-trisphosphate 5-phosphatase-like, whose protein sequence is MSRRLCHHLRELQSLPSKSTREVPYENHRHIEACAKVPGKFLNLDSDDKEVSYLPDKTNTVFDQFFGEMVDLYPPRLFDFKVVDLENKLRKNTLSLGYSTFNILPAPTFFTNNTTMRKRYNILPRETLVTQQMSLRKKDFTNTIRLKLFVGTYNVIGKSPTTSLSDWLSCDDESPDMYAIGFQELCLSKEAYVFMDTPKEEEWLRTVLRGIHPNAKYRKVKLIRLVGIMLIVLVQERFAAYIRGVSAETVGTGFLGKMGNKFGVGVRFELHNTSVCIVNCHLAAHIKECERRNQDYHDICTRMSFPPAKTIKDHDLLFWFGDLNYRLTGIEGLAAKTLLDTANYKDLIVFDQLREQQRIKRAFYGYQEGILNFQPPYKYDTGTDNWDPSEKNRAPAWTDRILWKADDVDQLVYRSHPSLRISDHKPVSSLFEIPIAAIDIVKYKKIYEEVMKHLDRLENDYLPQIAVSRTEIDFGTVRFLENKSNFLTISNTGHVPLQYKFINKLREESYSKPWLIVEPHTGFLMPGDYTEIQLEIYGDKRTAGKLSTGQDTQLELLSIDMQ